In Macrobrachium rosenbergii isolate ZJJX-2024 chromosome 6, ASM4041242v1, whole genome shotgun sequence, a genomic segment contains:
- the LOC136839286 gene encoding moesin/ezrin/radixin homolog 1-like, which yields MPKKQVNVRITTMDAELEFSIKPSTTGKMLFDQVVRTIGLREVWFFGLQFVDNKGYTTWLVLTKKVLDQVDKKHENPLQFRFRAKFYPEDVGEEIIQEITLRMFYLQVKSSILSDEIYCPAETATLLSSYAVQAKYGDYIPEYHKPGFLANDRLLPQRVMDQHKLTRDQWEDKITVWHKEHRGLLREEAMMEYLKLAQDLEMYGVNYFEIENKRGTEVYLGVDALGINVYEKNDKLTPKIGFPWVEIRNITFNKRKFIIKPVDKTAKDFIFTAPHVRVNKTILTLCMGNHDLSVKRRMADTIEVQQMKIQAREERTAKKVAREKLDREIALREEAEKRQREFEERLVLMNREMEQRQSDLHHAQETIRALEEQLRDLQRAKEELENKQDELRTMMVRLEEAKEMEAEERARLEEEIRSKRDEVERIRDEVQYKDEETRRLQEEVAEARRREEEATQALATASLVRKASTSSSSSSEEEKMKHVIKPDFFPSERVEVGLQQRAYNGDMYGGFEAAETIDRHSISRKSSTSSSASDRTATNDRASMFGGSYQMPEVTPTPEMLEIHEPKQDSASTRRMKLLEEVKLSLAAERKQGSETQMDVIHSQNIKEGKTKYKTLREVRKGNTKRRVDQFENM from the exons ATGCCGAAGAAACAG gtgaacGTGCGCATCACGACGATGGACGCAGAACTGGAGTTCTCCATCAAGCCCTCGACGACGGGAAAGATGCTCTTCGATCAGGTCGTCCGAACCATAGGCCTCCGAGAGGTCTGGTTCTTCGGCCTACAGTTCGTCGATAACAAAGGTTATACCACTTGGCTCGTCCTCACTAAGaag GTACTTGATCAAGTGGACAAAAAACACGAAAATCCTCTGCAGTTCAGGTTTCGCGCAAAATTCTACCCGGAGGACGTAGGAGAGGAAATTATTCAAGAGATCACGCTG CGCATGTTCTACCTGCAAGTGAAGAGCTCCATTCTGAGCGACGAGATCTATTGCCCGGCAGAAACTGCGACCCTCCTGTCGTCTTACGCAGTTCAGGCCAAGTATGGAGACTACATCCCTGAATATCACAAGCCAGGGTTCCTGGCCAACGATCGTCTGCTCCCCCAGCGCGTCATGGACCAGCATAAACTCACGAGAGATCAGTGGGAAGACAAAATCACTGTTTGGCATAAGGAGCACCGAGGACTTCTCAG GGAGGAAGCCATGATGGAGTACCTGAAGCTGGCGCAGGATCTCGAGATGTACGGCGTCAACTACTTTGAGATCGAGAACAAGAGGGGCACAGAGGTGTACTTGGGCGTTGACGCTCTCGGCATCAATGTCTACGAAAAGAATGATAA GCTCACACCAAAGATTGGCTTTCCTTGGGTGGAGATCCGCAACATCACCTTCAACAAAAGGAAGTTCATCATCAAGCCCGTGGACAAGACAGCCAAGGACTTCATTTTCACGGCACCCCACGTCAGGGTCAACAAGACCATCCTGACGCTCTGTATGGGAAATCACGACCTCAGCGTCAAGAGGCGCATGGCTGACACCATCGAGGTCCAGCAGATGAAAATTCAGGCACGTGAGGAAAGAACGGCTAAGAAGGTTGCCAG GGAAAAACTCGATCGTGAAATTGCTTTGCGAGAGGAGGCGGAAAAGCGCCAGAGAGAATTCGAGGAACGCCTAGTGCTGATGAACCGCGAGATGGAACAGCGCCAGAGTGACCTCCACCACGCTCAGGAGACCATCAGGGCACTGGAGGAGCAACTCAGGGATTTGCAGCGCGCCAAGGAGGAACTTGAGAACAAACAGGATGAACTGCGGACCATGATGGTGCGCCTCGAGGAGGCCAAAGAGATGGAGGCCGAAGAGAGGGCCAGGTTAGAGGAGGAGATTCGATCCAAGAGGGACGAGGTCGAGCGGATTCGAGACGAAGTGCAGTACAAAGACGAGGAGACGAGAAGGCTGCAG GAAGAGGTTGCAGAGGCCCGTCGAAGGGAAGAGGAGGCAACTCAGGCCTTGGCTACTGCCTCGTTGGTTCGCAAAGCCTCcacgtcttcttcttcctccagcgAAGAAGAGAAGATGAAGCACGTCATCAAGCCAGACTTTTTCCCTTCCGAGAGAGTGGAAGTAGGTCTACAGCAACGTGCCTACAACGGTGACATGTACGGCGGCTTCGAGGCAGCCGAGACGATAGACCGTCATTCCATCAGTAGGAAATCGAGCACCAGTAGTAGTGCCAGTGATAGGACAGCAACAAACGACCGGGCTTCCATGTTTGGCGGCAGTTACCAGATGCCCGAGGTTACGCCCACCCCGGAGATGCTGGAGATTCACGAGCCCAAGCAAGACTCGGCCTCTACTAGAAGAATGAAATTGCTAGAG GAAGTGAAACTTTCTTTGGCCGCCGAGCGCAAGCAAGGTTCCGAGACCCAAATGGACGTCATTCACAGCCAGAACATCAAAGAAGGAAAAACTAAATACAAGACACTGAGAGAAGTGAGGAAAGGGAATACGAAACGACGGGTGGACCAGTTCGAAAACATGTAG